The following coding sequences are from one Clostridioides difficile ATCC 9689 = DSM 1296 window:
- a CDS encoding DUF1540 domain-containing protein, translating to MKNNNLNCAATNCAYNTSGYCYAGSIKVDGMQATTTENTYCASFEDKYTSGITSRSNETNQVDTDNIHCEAVKCKYNKNELCKAEKVHINERNASCETFEMK from the coding sequence ATGAAAAATAATAATTTAAATTGTGCTGCTACTAATTGTGCTTATAATACTAGTGGATATTGTTATGCTGGTAGTATAAAAGTAGATGGAATGCAAGCAACTACTACAGAAAATACTTATTGTGCTTCTTTTGAAGACAAATATACATCTGGTATAACTAGTCGTTCTAATGAAACTAACCAAGTTGATACAGATAACATTCATTGTGAAGCTGTAAAATGTAAATACAATAAAAATGAACTTTGCAAAGCTGAAAAAGTTCATATAAATGAAAGAAATGCAAGTTGTGAAACTTTTGAAATGAAATAA
- a CDS encoding AI-2E family transporter, with translation MEDNKGLARDSSKYKIVSISVVVIILITFWYMLNMVLLTFIMTFIFYNLLVATRKRIKKFSSLNIPDSLIIIVLYALFAILLVLISYAVVPIIIVQLTELSRVFSDFDVNQFAQSLGPKLYPIVSKLDFNKYISQAGLLIASTATKVGSFGVNILLAFLLSLLLLLEKNEIKNFGDKLSDSKISFIYNSLVFFGKSFVKNFGEVMKVQVMIAFINSVVSMIFLGFMGFPQIWALGFMIFVLGLIPVAGVIVSLIPLTVIAFNTGGITKVFGVLLMICIVHAVETYILNPKLMSNRTKLPVCFVFIILLVGEHYLGVWGLLIGVPIFMFLMDILGVKFTSR, from the coding sequence ATGGAAGATAACAAAGGATTGGCACGTGACAGTTCAAAATATAAAATTGTTTCTATATCTGTCGTAGTAATTATTCTAATTACATTTTGGTATATGTTAAATATGGTGCTTTTAACATTTATTATGACTTTTATTTTCTATAACTTGCTTGTAGCCACAAGAAAACGAATTAAGAAGTTTTCTTCTTTAAATATTCCAGATTCATTGATAATTATAGTGTTATATGCACTATTTGCTATATTGTTAGTATTGATTAGCTATGCAGTTGTACCAATAATTATAGTTCAACTTACAGAGTTGAGTAGGGTTTTTAGTGATTTTGATGTAAATCAATTTGCTCAATCTTTAGGACCAAAATTGTATCCTATTGTCTCAAAGCTGGATTTTAATAAATATATTTCACAAGCAGGGCTACTTATAGCATCAACAGCAACAAAAGTTGGAAGTTTTGGAGTAAATATATTATTGGCATTTTTACTGAGTTTACTCCTTTTACTTGAAAAAAATGAAATTAAAAATTTTGGAGATAAACTTTCTGATAGTAAGATTTCTTTTATTTATAATTCGCTTGTATTTTTTGGAAAGAGCTTTGTTAAAAATTTTGGTGAAGTAATGAAAGTACAAGTTATGATTGCCTTTATAAATTCTGTTGTTTCTATGATTTTCTTAGGTTTCATGGGATTCCCTCAAATATGGGCTTTAGGATTTATGATTTTTGTGTTGGGTCTTATTCCAGTAGCAGGAGTTATAGTGTCTTTGATTCCATTAACTGTAATAGCATTTAATACAGGAGGAATAACAAAGGTTTTTGGAGTTTTACTTATGATTTGTATAGTGCATGCAGTAGAAACATACATATTAAACCCTAAGTTGATGTCGAATAGAACTAAACTTCCAGTTTGTTTTGTTTTTATTATTTTACTTGTAGGAGAGCATTATTTAGGTGTATGGGGATTACTAATTGGAGTTCCAATATTTATGTTCCTTATGGATATTCTGGGTGTTAAATTTACTTCTAGGTAA
- a CDS encoding NUDIX hydrolase: MELWDLYNADGIKTGNVIKRGNSIEEGYYHLAVEVWILNSNSQILIQKRSKSKKTLPNMWGMTTGCIVSGEDSLEGAIREAKEEIGIDITKDEMKVFRSMIHEDTLWDVYLVKKEYDISKAILQEEEVSDIKWVSTDEIRQLLKEGLFFEYPEIYELLYEIDNNKLNI; the protein is encoded by the coding sequence ATGGAATTATGGGATTTATATAATGCTGATGGAATTAAAACAGGAAATGTTATAAAAAGAGGTAATTCTATTGAAGAAGGTTATTACCATTTGGCAGTTGAAGTGTGGATTTTAAATAGTAACTCTCAAATTTTAATTCAGAAAAGGTCTAAAAGTAAAAAGACATTGCCAAATATGTGGGGAATGACAACTGGATGTATTGTTTCTGGGGAAGACAGTTTAGAAGGAGCAATTCGCGAAGCAAAGGAAGAAATAGGGATAGATATAACTAAAGATGAGATGAAAGTTTTTAGAAGTATGATTCATGAAGATACTCTTTGGGATGTATACTTAGTTAAAAAAGAATATGATATATCCAAAGCTATTTTACAGGAGGAAGAAGTAAGTGATATAAAGTGGGTAAGCACAGATGAAATAAGACAATTACTAAAAGAGGGTTTGTTTTTTGAATATCCAGAGATATACGAATTGCTATATGAGATAGATAATAATAAATTAAATATATGA
- a CDS encoding YczE/YyaS/YitT family protein, giving the protein MGKISLKSMIRLFSGFFIFAISSVLMINAHVGLMPWDVLHQGLSIKLGITIGQASIMVGVVIVILDAVFGENIGWGTLLNMTFIGIFIDLVIFSGVIPHASNTYIGVFMVVIGIILAAIASFLYLGVCLGSGPRDGLMIALQKKTNKSVRLVRTILEILALVVGWLLGGSVGIGTLVSALGLGYVLQIVFRIFKFDTKLLKHRFIIDDIREWKEKKSNEHKCKSSIVIKNEQN; this is encoded by the coding sequence ATGGGAAAAATAAGTTTAAAAAGTATGATAAGATTATTTTCAGGTTTTTTTATATTTGCAATTTCTTCTGTGCTTATGATTAATGCACATGTAGGTCTTATGCCTTGGGATGTACTTCACCAAGGTTTATCTATAAAGCTAGGCATAACTATAGGTCAGGCTTCTATAATGGTAGGAGTTGTAATTGTTATATTGGATGCAGTTTTTGGTGAAAATATAGGATGGGGTACTTTACTCAACATGACATTTATAGGAATTTTTATTGATTTAGTAATATTTTCTGGAGTGATACCTCATGCAAGCAACACTTATATAGGTGTGTTTATGGTTGTTATAGGAATTATTTTGGCAGCTATAGCAAGTTTTCTATACTTAGGTGTTTGTTTAGGAAGTGGACCGAGAGATGGGCTTATGATTGCTCTTCAGAAAAAAACTAATAAATCTGTACGTCTTGTTAGAACAATTCTTGAAATACTAGCATTAGTTGTTGGGTGGTTATTAGGAGGTTCTGTAGGTATTGGTACGCTTGTAAGTGCTTTAGGTTTAGGATATGTATTACAAATAGTGTTTAGAATATTTAAATTTGACACAAAATTGTTGAAACATAGATTTATTATAGATGATATAAGAGAATGGAAGGAAAAGAAAAGCAATGAACATAAATGTAAATCAAGTATTGTAATAAAAAATGAGCAGAATTAA
- the buk gene encoding butyrate kinase, producing the protein MTYRILAINPGSTSTKIAVYDGEEQILVKTIDHPAEEIAKYNTIQDQFEMRKEAVLNILKENSIDLKSLSAIVGRGGVLPPVKSGAYLVNEEMIDVLRHRPVLEHASNLGAVVAHAISEPLGINSYIYDSVAVDELIDVARISGLCGMDRSSAGHALNTRAMALKYAKDKGKDYKSLNLIVAHIGGGVSIYLHEKGRMVDMLSDDEGPFSPERSGRVPATKLVAACYSGQYSEREMTKKIRGKGGIVSYLNTVDAREVEKMIAEGNEEAKIIYEAMAYQLAKGIGELATVVDGKVDAIIITGGIAYSEMFTSMVKKKVEFIAPVEIMAGENELESLAFGTLRVLNGEEEARIYSEN; encoded by the coding sequence ATGACTTACAGAATATTAGCCATAAATCCAGGTTCTACTTCTACAAAAATAGCAGTATATGATGGAGAAGAACAAATTCTTGTGAAGACGATAGACCATCCAGCTGAAGAGATTGCAAAATATAATACTATACAAGACCAGTTTGAAATGCGTAAGGAAGCAGTTTTGAATATTCTTAAAGAAAATAGTATAGACTTAAAATCTCTTAGTGCAATAGTAGGAAGAGGTGGAGTTTTACCACCAGTAAAATCAGGAGCATATTTAGTAAATGAAGAAATGATTGATGTACTAAGACATAGACCAGTACTTGAACACGCTTCCAATTTAGGTGCTGTTGTGGCACATGCAATATCAGAACCTCTTGGAATCAACTCATATATTTATGATTCTGTTGCAGTAGATGAGCTTATAGATGTAGCGAGAATATCTGGACTTTGTGGAATGGATAGATCAAGTGCAGGGCATGCATTAAATACTAGAGCAATGGCTTTAAAATATGCTAAGGATAAAGGAAAAGATTATAAGAGCTTAAACTTAATAGTAGCTCACATTGGTGGAGGAGTAAGTATTTATCTTCATGAAAAAGGAAGAATGGTTGATATGCTATCTGATGATGAAGGACCATTTTCTCCAGAAAGGTCAGGAAGAGTACCTGCTACAAAATTAGTGGCTGCCTGTTATTCAGGTCAATATTCAGAAAGAGAAATGACTAAAAAGATAAGAGGTAAAGGTGGTATAGTTTCATACCTAAATACTGTAGATGCTAGAGAAGTTGAAAAAATGATAGCAGAAGGAAATGAAGAAGCAAAAATTATTTATGAAGCAATGGCTTATCAGTTAGCAAAAGGTATTGGAGAGTTAGCAACTGTAGTAGATGGAAAGGTAGATGCTATAATTATAACAGGTGGAATTGCATATTCTGAAATGTTTACTTCAATGGTTAAAAAGAAAGTTGAGTTTATAGCACCAGTAGAAATTATGGCAGGAGAAAATGAGTTGGAATCACTTGCTTTTGGAACTTTAAGAGTACTAAATGGAGAAGAAGAAGCTAGAATTTATAGTGAAAATTAA
- a CDS encoding indolepyruvate oxidoreductase subunit beta, whose translation MTKSILLVGVGGQGTILASKLLTMGLMEAGYDVKMSEIHGMSQRGGSVSSQVRYGDCVHSPVIEIGGADILVSFEKMEALRWFNYLKPEGKALVNNHRIDSMTVLIGGAEYQESDIDAELSRLNAKVINAADKAEELGNSKIMNVILLGCLVKSMQLESIDWEKIISENVKPKFVELNIKAFHEGMEMVSK comes from the coding sequence ATGACTAAGAGTATACTTTTGGTAGGTGTAGGAGGTCAAGGAACTATACTTGCTAGTAAATTATTAACTATGGGATTGATGGAAGCTGGATATGATGTAAAGATGAGTGAAATACATGGAATGAGTCAAAGAGGAGGTTCAGTTTCCTCACAAGTTAGATATGGAGATTGTGTTCATTCTCCAGTTATAGAAATTGGTGGAGCAGATATATTAGTATCTTTTGAAAAAATGGAAGCTTTAAGATGGTTCAATTATTTAAAACCAGAAGGAAAAGCTTTAGTAAATAATCATAGGATAGATTCTATGACTGTTTTAATCGGAGGAGCTGAATATCAAGAAAGTGATATAGATGCAGAGTTAAGTAGATTAAATGCAAAAGTTATAAATGCAGCTGATAAAGCTGAAGAACTAGGAAATTCAAAAATAATGAATGTTATTTTATTAGGATGTCTAGTTAAATCTATGCAATTAGAGTCTATTGATTGGGAAAAAATTATAAGTGAAAATGTTAAACCAAAATTTGTTGAATTAAACATAAAAGCTTTCCATGAAGGTATGGAAATGGTTAGCAAATAG
- the iorA gene encoding indolepyruvate ferredoxin oxidoreductase subunit alpha: MKQLMTGNEAIARGAYEAGVKYASAYPGTPSTEILENIATYKDAIVAEWAPNEKVALEAAIGGSIAGARTMASMKHVGLNVAADPIFTYAYTGVNGGMVLITADEPGMHSSQNEQDNRMYAKFAKIPLFEPSTSQEAKDMIKEAFEVSEKYDTPVLYRVTTRLCHSKGLVECYDREEVEIKEYVKNAKKMVTVPANAQIRRGVVEERMEILKKFSNETDLNYYEINDTKIGVIASGMCCNFAKEVFGKNASYMKLGFTNPLPYEKIKEFAEKVDKIYVIEENDPFIEEQIKAYGIDCIGKDVIPPYGEMTPDVLRKAIFGKTNDTIEYKSELVTPRPPSFCAGCPHRGFFYELGKRKNLIVGGDIGCYTLGFAPPYNGIDYVVCMGSAFGTAHGAQKVLNMKDDNEKRLVGVLGDSTFFHTGINGLLDVVYNRGNSISVILDNRITGMTGHQENPGSGYTLQGAKTKEVDIEGLVKACGIEHVRVINPNNLKEVNEALDWALAIEDEPSVIITRWPCVLKKFSKEDIEEFNNPFKTKCKVDHDKCIGCKLCLKTGCPALSFDKENKLSNIDRNQCVGCGVCAQVCPKQAIVKEEK, encoded by the coding sequence ATGAAACAATTGATGACAGGTAATGAAGCAATTGCACGTGGAGCCTATGAGGCTGGTGTTAAATATGCATCTGCATATCCAGGGACTCCAAGTACAGAAATATTAGAAAATATAGCAACATATAAAGATGCAATAGTTGCAGAGTGGGCTCCAAACGAAAAGGTAGCACTTGAGGCTGCTATAGGGGGTTCAATTGCAGGAGCAAGAACAATGGCTTCTATGAAACATGTTGGTTTGAATGTTGCAGCTGATCCAATATTTACTTATGCATATACAGGGGTAAATGGTGGTATGGTACTTATTACAGCAGATGAGCCGGGAATGCATTCATCTCAAAATGAGCAAGACAATAGGATGTATGCAAAATTTGCAAAGATACCTTTATTTGAACCATCAACTAGTCAAGAAGCTAAAGATATGATAAAAGAAGCTTTTGAAGTTAGTGAAAAATACGATACACCAGTTTTATATAGAGTTACAACAAGACTTTGTCATTCAAAAGGATTAGTGGAGTGCTATGATAGAGAAGAAGTTGAAATTAAAGAGTATGTTAAAAATGCTAAGAAAATGGTAACTGTTCCAGCAAATGCTCAAATAAGAAGGGGCGTTGTTGAAGAAAGAATGGAAATTCTTAAAAAATTCTCAAATGAAACTGATTTAAACTACTATGAAATAAATGATACAAAAATAGGTGTTATAGCATCTGGTATGTGTTGTAATTTTGCCAAAGAAGTTTTTGGAAAAAATGCATCATATATGAAACTAGGATTTACAAATCCATTACCTTATGAAAAAATAAAAGAATTTGCAGAAAAAGTTGATAAAATATATGTTATAGAAGAAAATGACCCATTTATAGAAGAACAAATAAAAGCATATGGAATAGATTGTATTGGAAAAGATGTAATACCACCATATGGAGAAATGACACCAGATGTTTTAAGAAAAGCTATATTTGGAAAAACAAATGATACTATAGAATACAAATCTGAATTAGTAACACCAAGACCACCAAGTTTCTGTGCAGGATGTCCACATAGAGGATTCTTCTATGAACTTGGAAAGAGAAAAAATTTAATAGTTGGTGGAGATATAGGTTGTTATACTCTTGGATTTGCTCCTCCATATAATGGAATAGACTATGTTGTTTGTATGGGTTCTGCTTTTGGAACTGCACATGGAGCTCAAAAAGTTCTTAATATGAAGGATGATAATGAAAAAAGATTGGTAGGTGTACTTGGAGACTCAACATTCTTCCATACAGGAATAAATGGACTTTTAGATGTTGTTTACAATAGAGGTAATTCTATTTCGGTTATATTAGATAATAGAATAACTGGAATGACAGGTCACCAAGAAAACCCAGGTTCAGGATATACTTTACAAGGTGCTAAAACTAAAGAAGTTGATATAGAAGGATTAGTTAAAGCTTGTGGAATAGAACATGTAAGAGTTATAAACCCTAATAATTTAAAAGAAGTAAATGAAGCACTAGATTGGGCTTTAGCTATAGAAGATGAACCATCAGTAATAATAACAAGATGGCCATGTGTACTTAAAAAATTCTCTAAAGAAGATATAGAAGAATTTAATAATCCATTTAAGACTAAGTGTAAAGTTGACCATGATAAATGTATAGGATGTAAATTATGTTTGAAAACTGGATGTCCAGCTCTATCATTTGATAAAGAGAATAAGTTATCAAATATAGATAGAAATCAGTGTGTAGGATGTGGAGTATGTGCACAAGTTTGTCCAAAACAAGCAATAGTTAAGGAGGAAAAATAA